In Chloroflexota bacterium, one DNA window encodes the following:
- a CDS encoding 2-oxoisovalerate dehydrogenase produces the protein MTEIIFEVTEDEVDGGYSASALGYGIHTEGDTVEEVRANIKEAVDCYFDESMQRPKLIRLHFVRDEVLTV, from the coding sequence ATGACCGAGATAATCTTTGAAGTTACGGAGGACGAAGTGGACGGAGGATACTCGGCAAGCGCGCTAGGCTATGGCATACACACTGAAGGGGACACCGTAGAAGAAGTGCGCGCGAACATCAAGGAAGCGGTGGATTGCTACTTTGACGAGAGCATGCAACGACCGAAACTTATCCGACTGCACTTCGTGCGGGATGAGGTCCTGACCGTATGA
- a CDS encoding type II toxin-antitoxin system RelE/ParE family toxin — protein sequence MLTIVRSETFARWLRRLRDAQARARINARLRRVETTGNLGDAHPVGNGIAEMRFHFGPGYRVYFIREGAQIIVLLCGGDKDSQEHDIRRAEQIATEWRIANNE from the coding sequence ATGTTAACAATAGTGAGAAGTGAGACGTTCGCGAGATGGTTGCGGAGGCTACGAGATGCCCAAGCCCGTGCACGAATCAACGCTCGGCTTCGCAGAGTGGAGACTACTGGGAATCTCGGAGATGCCCACCCGGTCGGCAACGGCATAGCAGAAATGCGCTTCCACTTTGGCCCCGGATACCGGGTATATTTCATCCGAGAGGGCGCTCAAATTATCGTTTTACTGTGTGGCGGCGACAAGGACAGCCAAGAGCATGACATTAGGCGAGCTGAGCAGATAGCGACTGAATGGAGAATAGCGAACAATGAATGA
- a CDS encoding putative addiction module antidote protein — protein sequence MNETFARWDAAEELVHHPEDAAMYLEACIDEDPGDGSVIRAALNDIARAQGMSGLARDAGLNRGNIYKALSDNGNPSFSTVLKIMRALKLRLRVETA from the coding sequence ATGAATGAGACATTTGCCCGTTGGGACGCCGCCGAAGAGTTGGTCCATCACCCTGAAGACGCGGCGATGTATCTTGAAGCGTGTATAGATGAGGACCCCGGGGACGGTAGTGTCATCCGTGCGGCTCTGAACGACATCGCCCGGGCACAAGGCATGAGCGGACTGGCCCGCGACGCGGGGTTGAACAGGGGAAACATATACAAGGCGCTATCCGACAATGGCAACCCTTCATTCAGCACCGTGCTCAAAATCATGAGGGCATTGAAGCTAAGGTTGCGTGTGGAGACCGCGTAA